The stretch of DNA tacaaaagTGGGGGTAGAGCTGGGGGCCGCAGGaggatttgaagattttttggagattttttttacctaaaatggcacccccccccccccaaagaagattgagcaactaaattatgccttcaccaacaagcaaaacacagacagaaaacaagaaaactgacaaaaacTTCTTCTGACTTGCCTGCCGCCTTCGGAACGAAATccagccattcccacttccaggaatacctggattctttgtcactgaatggctgaccacgttcaacaatgtcgcttcgagacattatttcaagtctagagccacaaaacaccggcacaaagcatgctcgcgcgatgccagaggaagtgcgtgctcaagcaaactgtcaaaccgattgagaattgaaccgaacggcgcacaaatcgaaagctgggactgtttgggtttaccatttgggaataacaggtttttgcatttcggcgtgcaccaaatcgagttccgcgtactggagatgttatttcggcgtaaagtacgccgaacggcttacaatgctaggccctgatgTGTGTATGCATTGAGCTTGGAAGAATCAGCTCCTTTATCCCTCTTGTAAATTTACCATCGATTTGACatttagaggtcttaaaagagagttCCACCGTCTTCAAAAGACTCTTGCGTGGCAAGTGTGATATCattatatattgctatttcatatgttaagtgaattgggcaaaactgagctcagtggaaaagtgatatcgacaacatttccgtcgatatcagttttgatatcgacgacctctttattgcttccccacttcaaaaacaaaaacacctacatttaaaaacaaacaaatatatatatgaaaatgtaattatcccagaatttagttgagcaagtgacgaaagactttttgaaaggaaaaacattttaaaatactgaaaagtacaagaaaagagtgaacaaaaagaaataataatcagagggagggatatggaacagccaaaactgagacaaatacttttgtaatttctttacagtaaatacaaaatgtccagagaattagcaatatatctaacattgactgactgtgtgatgatatcttctgctattggtctgtttcgccagtgatatcaaaatctcgacctccggtctcgattttgatatcactgtctcaacagaccatagcagaagatatcatcacacagtctgtcaatattgggtactaaaATTATCAATGAACTTGCTTACCTGCATATTCACAAAAGTGATTGCCAATGTCATAAGCCTGGTAATTCAGGAATGCATACTCAAAGTCAATGAAATGGATAGCGTCTGGTTCTGCACACAAATACATGCATGAAGCTATTTCAGTTCTTGGTCCTTTTTCCATTCAACATAATTTTATTCTGTACATCAGTTGGGGTACAAGATACAAATGAAACTCACAAGGGGAAGGGGTAGACTGAATGTCAGGAACTGATGAGAAAATCCTTTTCTGCAATAATTATTATCAGTATAACTGtcttttacagacacacacacacacacacaaacatgcacacatgcacacacacacacacacacacacatacacacacacacacacacacacaaacacacatacacacacacacacatacacacacacatatacacacacacacacacacacacactctctctctctctctcaatctctcaaacacacacacacacacctgtacacacacactgtgacgatgacatacacacactctctcatgGCTTAATGAACCCACACACAATTATGTGACAGACTCAAATAAACTTACTTGACTTGGAATCGTACACGATGTTCCTGAGCAAAAGGTCGTTGTGGGAAAAGACGGTGGGCATTTTTAACGACTCCAGTTCTTGACAAATGCTGTCCAACTCTGTCTGAAGGGCAGAGAGACTCGGAACTGACTGTAAAAACCTGCAACACAAGTGAGTACATAGCATGCACTGATATCAACAGACTCagaggtgggttttttctgaagGATCAACAACACCCACTGATCGTTGTACCAATGTCAACAACTGCTACTAAaaaacgggcggggatgtagctcagtcggtagcgcgctggatttgtatccagttggccgctgtcagcgtgagttcgtccccacgttcggcgagagatttatttctcagagtcaactttgtgtgcagactctcctcggtgtccgaacacccccatgtgtacacgcaagcacaagaccaagtgcgcacgaaaaagatcctgtaatccatgtccgagttcggtgggttatagaaacacgaaaatacccagcatgcttcctccgaaagcggcgtatggctgcctaaatggcggggtaaaaacggtcatacacgtaaaagccgtgggagtttcagcccatgaacgaacaaacaaaaaaaagctaCTAAAAAACACATCTTTGACTGACAAAACTCTATACAGTAGTCCCCCATCCCCAGCcgccccccatcccccaccctctTTCCAATACAGACTCCCCTCATTTTGAAATCCTAATATACTTCTTTAAATGTTCTGTTCCTAAACTGTATACATTTATGCCCATGTTAAAGCCCCTGGTCTTTAGACTAGATTTTTCTGGTCTTTAAATGTTCTGTTCCTAAACTGTATACATTTATGCCCATGTTAAACCCCCTGGTCTTTAGACTAGATTTTTctggtcttaaaagaggggtttgACTGTTCTTGAAAAATTTTGTCATTACAGCCATGCATggggatgaaggggggggggcataactcaggtggtagagcactggacacgggttcgaatccaggctgggacgaacacgggtcaaccttatgtgcagactcacaGACGGTATCCatatgtcccacccccgtgtcaccacagtggcatgtaaaagacctcggtcattctgccataagtgcaagtggctgataccacctaaacacgcgtGCGCATTCAACtgggtatctcatctaaagACGGGGTAACACCTAGGGACATGTCCCTAATGGTTTTAAACCGTGAGTGTGTAAgacaacatttatcatcatcatcctcagccAAGTTTCTGTACCCACTCACCTGGTGTTCATGGCCTCATTGTCAAAACCAGTGGGAACGTTGTTCAGGAAGGCCTGAGCCTTTGTCCGAAATTGGGAGCAACGTTCCGAGGGCGGCTTGTTATCGGGCTGCACACTGTGGAGGCGCACCATCTCTTGGGCAATCAATCTGAAAATGGTGAATATTGATATCatcgtggaattttggcgtaacctGATTGTtagcgattttgatgtttttgagcTTTAGCAGAACAATGGTGAATGTGCGTGATAGcgagaaacaaaaagacaaaacaatactgtactcacgtgtttaACGATGATGATACAAATAACACAGTACTATAATAAACTGTGGTGTTATTCGTATCGTCATCGTtaaacacgtgagtacagtactTTTTGGTttctctttaaaaaaacaaaaatcaattcAAGACctcctccttttaaagaccctaCTTTCTCAGACGTTCTGTTCGTagcctctgtacatttacctcccttttaagacctgacctTCTCAGATGTTtgaaggtcgtaaaaggggtgttccactgtaccccTTTCAAGCCCTTGATATTTGAAAAAAATTTCCACATAAAATCTGTCAATTGAATTTATTGATTATTCGGTATCTTATTGTCCTTTGGGaagtgaattgaattgaataccTTGCTGTACACATGCGCAGACAAGGCTGTTCCGGTCGGCCTTGAGCTAAAAGGGTTTTCGGGTAATCACAATTTCGCGCACAGAAAATGTTCTCGCAACCGGAATTTCTGTAATACCAGAATTTAGACCCCCAATCCGTaataatgggcggttctggtaaGGATATACCCCCTCTTTtttttcggctggtaactggcgccacctcgcggcaagatcacacgagaaaaagggaaaaaacttgcattggtcccaaatagcatatatcggtttggtaacaggtCGTGTGTAAGTTGTGCATTTTATACgataaacagacaatggtcggttctggtgaggttatgccccttctttctttcagctggtaactggcgccacctcgcggcaagatcacaggagttaaTTGTCttgcgttatcaccccagaagcgctcattccGGACAATTCaggagggtaaacaggtctggaatTTCCTCAAGGAGATTAGTGCTGCTATATCCCTGTGCAGCGACAGAATGGTGCATCCCAATATAAGACAAAGCCCCTTAAGTCCTTAATATTGCTCTGTccaactttctgttcataaattCACATTTATTTAAAGACCCACTCCCTTCTAAGGCCAGACTCTAAGACAGATTGTTTTAAggtctcttcttcttcagcgttcaatTTTGAGGTCTCAAAAGctagggaggttccactgtcaAAAGAATGACAGTGGAAcgtaccccccttttaagaccccccaattttaaagaccttgttttctcagactttctgttttcttcttcttagttcgtgggctgaaactcccacatacactcgtgttttttgcacgagtggaattttacgtgtatgaccgtgtttttaccccgccatttaggcagccatacgccgctttcggaggaagcatgctgggtattttcgtgtttctataacccaccaaactctgacatggattacaggatctttttcgtgcgcacttggtcttgtgcttgcgtgtacacacgggggtgttcggacaccgaggagagtctgcacgcaaagttgactctgagaaataaatctctcgccgaacgtggggacgaactcacgctgacagcggccaactggatacaaatccagcgcgctaccgactgagctacatccccaccagactttctgttcataacctctgtatatttacccccattttaagactccctcctttttaagacctgattttctcagatttttggaggtcttaaaaggtgggttCCACGGTACACTCACGTGGCGACTCTCTCATCTCTGACATTGTCTTCATCCAGAGGTTCGCCCTGAACGAAGCCATACGACATGCCGTTCTTGAAGAGTGCGAACAAAGGGGGACCACACTTGTTGGCATGGAGCAGTTGGAACGTCCGGACCTCTGCCTCCCTGTCGATGATGACCTCCGTGCCCTCTCCATTCACTCGAATCAGGACAACGTCTTTCATGTCCGAGCCCTCCAGGTAGGCCCCGAACAGCTTGTTGGTGATCCCATCCGTAAATTTctgaa from Littorina saxatilis isolate snail1 linkage group LG13, US_GU_Lsax_2.0, whole genome shotgun sequence encodes:
- the LOC138945456 gene encoding ethanolamine kinase 1-like; translation: MAQSVKAARAENQPLQLDWAVDTNHIEEDAKKVLRHIRPDWPPDQIQFKKFTDGITNKLFGAYLEGSDMKDVVLIRVNGEGTEVIIDREAEVRTFQLLHANKCGPPLFALFKNGMSYGFVQGEPLDEDNVRDERVATLIAQEMVRLHSVQPDNKPPSERCSQFRTKAQAFLNNVPTGFDNEAMNTRFLQSVPSLSALQTELDSICQELESLKMPTVFSHNDLLLRNIVYDSKSKPDAIHFIDFEYAFLNYQAYDIGNHFCEYAGMDEVDYDLYPDKDYQVKWLRRYLQFDFTAKGRSPQDVTDIDVERLYVQTNKCACAAHFFWSLWALIQAKNSSIDFDFLGYSITRLSEYTRRKKEFFPLALP